A single window of Salvia splendens isolate huo1 chromosome 8, SspV2, whole genome shotgun sequence DNA harbors:
- the LOC121744974 gene encoding SNF1-related protein kinase regulatory subunit beta-3-like isoform X2: MNHQYGEDQDRVSVAGFDIPNSPEASYNNVYPGNEDEGREPPALPPHLQHTLLNQPTTSDPCAPLPSPQNVTLNHLYIENREPPRTVVALGVTHRFRSKFVTVVLYKPVPRR; this comes from the exons ATGAACCACCAATATGGTGAAGACCAA GATCGAGTGAGTGTAGCTGGATTTGATATCCCCAACTCTCCTGAAGCAAGTTACAACAACGTGTATCCTGGAAACGAAGACGAGGGGCGAGAACCACCTGCCCTACCTCCCCATCTGCAGCATACTTTGTTGAATCAACCTACGACAAGTGATCCTTGTGCACCCCTCCCATCACCACAGAATGTTACACTAAATCATCTTTACATAGAGAATCGAGAACCTCCTCGTACAGTAGTTGCACTTGGGGTCACTCATCGTTTTCGTTCAAAATTTGTCACTGTTGTGCTCTACAAACCTGTTCcaagaagatga
- the LOC121744974 gene encoding SNF1-related protein kinase regulatory subunit beta-3-like isoform X1 — MEFCNIFSVSFVPETMNHQYGEDQDRVSVAGFDIPNSPEASYNNVYPGNEDEGREPPALPPHLQHTLLNQPTTSDPCAPLPSPQNVTLNHLYIENREPPRTVVALGVTHRFRSKFVTVVLYKPVPRR, encoded by the exons ATGGAATTTTGCAATATTTTTTCAGTCTCCTTTGTCCCAGAAACAATGAACCACCAATATGGTGAAGACCAA GATCGAGTGAGTGTAGCTGGATTTGATATCCCCAACTCTCCTGAAGCAAGTTACAACAACGTGTATCCTGGAAACGAAGACGAGGGGCGAGAACCACCTGCCCTACCTCCCCATCTGCAGCATACTTTGTTGAATCAACCTACGACAAGTGATCCTTGTGCACCCCTCCCATCACCACAGAATGTTACACTAAATCATCTTTACATAGAGAATCGAGAACCTCCTCGTACAGTAGTTGCACTTGGGGTCACTCATCGTTTTCGTTCAAAATTTGTCACTGTTGTGCTCTACAAACCTGTTCcaagaagatga